One Mycolicibacterium parafortuitum DNA segment encodes these proteins:
- a CDS encoding phosphatidylinositol mannoside acyltransferase yields the protein MTADTSLPSALAGQLSDLGYAAGWRLVRAAPEVFARNTFQAGAWWAARNGGPEQLRKNLARVIGTTPQQVPASLMRASLASYARYWREAFRLPAMDHTRLGAELWVEDIGLVWEALERGRGVVLALPHSGNWDMAGVYLVQNHGPFATVAERLKPESLYNRFLAYRESLGFRVVPATGGERPAYDVVRDWLLDNGIVCLMADRDLSRRGVEVDFFGELSRLPAGPAKLAIETGAALFPVHCWFDGQGWGFQVYPELDTASGDIGAITQALADRFAVNIAAHPEDWHMMQPQWVADLSDERRARLEET from the coding sequence ATGACCGCGGACACGTCACTGCCGTCGGCGCTGGCCGGTCAGCTCAGTGACCTCGGATACGCGGCGGGTTGGCGGCTGGTGCGGGCGGCGCCGGAGGTCTTCGCGCGCAACACGTTTCAGGCCGGGGCGTGGTGGGCGGCGCGCAACGGCGGACCCGAACAGTTGCGCAAGAACCTGGCGCGGGTGATCGGCACCACCCCGCAGCAGGTCCCGGCCTCGCTGATGCGGGCGTCGCTGGCGTCCTACGCGCGTTACTGGCGTGAGGCGTTCCGGCTGCCCGCGATGGACCACACCCGGCTGGGCGCCGAGCTGTGGGTCGAGGACATCGGCCTGGTGTGGGAGGCGCTCGAGCGTGGCCGCGGCGTGGTGCTGGCGCTGCCGCACAGCGGGAACTGGGACATGGCCGGGGTGTACCTGGTGCAGAACCACGGCCCGTTCGCGACCGTCGCCGAACGGCTCAAACCGGAGTCGCTGTACAACCGCTTCCTGGCGTACCGCGAGAGCCTCGGCTTCCGGGTGGTGCCCGCCACCGGCGGCGAGCGGCCCGCCTACGACGTGGTGCGCGACTGGCTCCTCGACAACGGCATCGTGTGCCTGATGGCCGATCGGGACCTGAGCCGGCGCGGTGTCGAGGTCGACTTCTTCGGCGAGCTCAGCCGCCTGCCCGCCGGGCCGGCGAAACTCGCGATCGAGACCGGTGCGGCGCTGTTCCCGGTGCACTGCTGGTTCGACGGCCAAGGCTGGGGTTTCCAGGTCTACCCGGAGCTCGACACCGCGTCCGGCGACATCGGCGCGATCACCCAGGCGCTGGCCGACCGGTTCGCCGTCAACATCGCCGCCCACCCCGAGGACTGGCACATGATGCAGCCGCAGTGGGTGGCGGATCTGTCGGACGAGCGCAGGGCCCGCCTGGAGGAGACCTGA
- a CDS encoding glycosyltransferase family 4 protein, whose translation MRIGMVCPYSFDVPGGVQSHVLQLAEVMRADGHYVSVLAPSSPEAEGTLPDYVVSGGRAVPIPYNGSVARLRFGPATHRRVKRWLQQGSFDVLHLHEPNAPSLSMLALNIAEGPIVATFHTSTTKSLTLSVFEPILRPMHEKIVGRIAVSDLARRWQMEALGSDAVEIPNGVDVGSFASAPLLPGYPRPGRTVLFLGRFDEPRKGMSVLLGALPALVDRFPDVEVLVVGRGDEDQLRTEAGPLAPYLRFLGQVDDAAKASAMRSADVYVAPNTGGESFGIVLVEAMAAGTAVVASDLDAFRRVLKDGEAGRLVAVDDSEALAEGLVEMLSDDAARSGYVERAWVAVQRYDWSVVAQQILRVYETVAGSGVKVQVES comes from the coding sequence ATGCGGATCGGCATGGTCTGCCCGTACTCGTTCGACGTGCCCGGCGGGGTGCAGTCGCATGTGCTGCAGCTCGCCGAGGTGATGCGTGCCGACGGTCACTATGTCAGCGTGCTGGCGCCGTCCTCGCCGGAGGCCGAGGGCACGCTGCCCGACTACGTGGTCTCCGGCGGCAGGGCGGTGCCGATCCCGTACAACGGGTCGGTGGCACGGCTGCGGTTCGGTCCGGCCACCCACCGCCGGGTCAAGCGGTGGCTGCAACAGGGCAGCTTCGACGTGCTGCACCTGCACGAGCCGAACGCGCCGAGCCTGTCGATGCTGGCGCTGAACATCGCCGAGGGCCCGATCGTCGCGACGTTCCACACGTCGACGACGAAGTCGCTGACGCTGTCGGTGTTCGAGCCGATCCTGCGGCCCATGCACGAGAAGATCGTCGGCCGCATCGCGGTGTCCGATCTGGCGCGGCGCTGGCAGATGGAGGCCCTCGGCAGCGACGCCGTCGAGATCCCCAACGGTGTTGACGTCGGCAGTTTCGCGTCCGCACCGCTGCTGCCCGGCTATCCGCGTCCCGGGCGGACGGTGCTGTTCCTGGGCCGCTTCGACGAACCGCGCAAGGGGATGTCGGTGCTGCTCGGCGCGCTGCCGGCGCTGGTGGATCGCTTCCCTGACGTCGAGGTCCTCGTCGTGGGCCGCGGCGACGAGGACCAGTTGCGCACCGAGGCCGGTCCGCTGGCGCCGTATCTGCGCTTCCTCGGCCAGGTCGACGATGCCGCGAAGGCGTCGGCGATGCGCAGCGCCGACGTGTACGTCGCGCCCAACACCGGCGGCGAGAGCTTCGGCATCGTGCTCGTGGAGGCGATGGCCGCGGGCACGGCGGTGGTGGCCAGCGATCTGGATGCCTTCCGGCGGGTGCTCAAGGACGGCGAGGCGGGCAGGTTGGTGGCCGTGGACGACTCCGAGGCCCTCGCCGAGGGGCTGGTCGAGATGCTCTCCGACGACGCCGCGCGCAGCGGCTACGTGGAACGCGCCTGGGTCGCGGTTCAGAGGTACGACTGGTCGGTGGTCGCCCAGCAGATCCTGCGGGTGTATGAGACGGTCGCCGGGTCCGGCGTGAAGGTGCAGGTCGAATCGTGA
- the pdxS gene encoding pyridoxal 5'-phosphate synthase lyase subunit PdxS, translated as MESEGVGTPARGTARVKRGMAEMLKGGVIMDVVTPEQARIAEGAGAVAVMALERVPADIRAQGGVSRMSDPDMIEGIIDAVTIPVMAKVRIGHFVEAQILQSLGVDYIDESEVLTPADYTNHIDKWKFTVPFVCGATNLGEALRRITEGAAMIRSKGEAGTGDVSNATTHMRKIGGEIRRLSSLSEDELYVAAKELQAPYDLVVEVAQAGKLPVTLFTAGGIATPADAAMMMQLGAEGVFVGSGIFKSGNPAERAAAIVKATTFYDDPDVLAKVSRGLGEAMVGINVDDIPVPHRLAERGW; from the coding sequence GTGGAATCCGAAGGTGTGGGGACTCCCGCTCGCGGAACCGCCCGGGTCAAGCGCGGCATGGCCGAGATGCTCAAGGGCGGGGTCATCATGGACGTCGTCACGCCGGAACAGGCGCGCATCGCCGAAGGTGCCGGCGCCGTCGCGGTGATGGCGCTCGAGCGCGTCCCCGCCGACATCCGGGCCCAGGGCGGGGTGTCGCGGATGAGCGACCCCGACATGATCGAGGGCATCATCGACGCCGTCACCATCCCGGTGATGGCCAAGGTGCGCATCGGGCACTTCGTCGAGGCACAGATCCTGCAGAGCCTCGGGGTGGACTACATCGACGAGTCCGAGGTGCTGACCCCCGCGGACTACACCAACCACATCGACAAGTGGAAGTTCACCGTCCCGTTCGTCTGCGGTGCCACCAACCTGGGTGAGGCGCTGCGCCGCATCACCGAGGGTGCGGCGATGATCCGCTCCAAGGGCGAGGCCGGCACCGGGGATGTGTCCAACGCCACCACCCACATGCGCAAGATCGGCGGCGAGATCCGTCGGTTGTCCTCACTGTCGGAGGACGAGTTGTACGTCGCGGCAAAGGAATTGCAGGCGCCCTACGATCTGGTCGTCGAGGTCGCCCAGGCCGGCAAGCTGCCGGTGACGCTGTTCACCGCCGGCGGAATCGCGACCCCGGCCGACGCGGCGATGATGATGCAGCTCGGCGCCGAGGGCGTCTTCGTCGGCTCGGGCATCTTCAAGTCCGGCAACCCGGCCGAGCGGGCCGCGGCCATCGTCAAGGCCACCACCTTCTACGACGATCCCGACGTGCTGGCCAAGGTGTCGCGCGGGCTGGGCGAGGCGATGGTCGGTATCAACGTCGACGACATCCCGGTGCCGCACCGGCTGGCAGAGCGCGGCTGGTAG
- the tesB gene encoding acyl-CoA thioesterase II → MAIEEILDLEQLEVNIYRGGVFSPESGFLQRTFGGHVAGQSLVSAVRTVDPKFQVHSLHGYFLRGGDARSPTVYTVERIRDGGSFCTRRVSAIQHGETIFSMSASFQTDQSGIEHQDVMPVAPPPDDIPDFKAASRVFDDASFRQFDEWDVRIVPRDQLNKVPGKASQQQVWFRHRDPLPDDPVLHICALAYLSDLTLLGSAQVNHIEERQHLMVASLDHAMWFMRPFRADEWMLYDQSSPSACGGRALTQGKIFNRYGEMVAAVMQEGLTRFSRDFTPTPK, encoded by the coding sequence ATGGCGATCGAAGAGATCCTTGACCTCGAGCAACTCGAGGTCAACATCTACCGCGGCGGTGTGTTCAGCCCGGAGTCCGGGTTCCTGCAGCGCACGTTCGGCGGTCACGTCGCGGGTCAGTCGCTGGTGTCGGCGGTGCGTACCGTCGACCCGAAGTTCCAGGTGCACTCGCTGCACGGCTACTTCCTGCGCGGCGGCGACGCCCGGTCTCCGACGGTCTACACCGTCGAGCGGATCCGCGACGGCGGATCGTTCTGCACCCGCCGGGTCAGCGCGATCCAGCACGGCGAGACGATCTTCTCGATGTCGGCGTCGTTCCAGACCGACCAGAGCGGTATCGAACACCAAGACGTGATGCCGGTGGCGCCGCCGCCCGACGACATCCCCGATTTCAAGGCGGCCAGCCGCGTGTTCGACGACGCGAGCTTCCGGCAGTTCGACGAGTGGGACGTCCGGATCGTGCCGCGGGATCAGCTGAACAAGGTGCCCGGCAAGGCTTCTCAGCAGCAGGTGTGGTTCCGGCACCGGGACCCGCTGCCCGACGATCCGGTGCTGCACATCTGCGCGCTGGCGTATCTGAGTGATCTGACGCTGCTCGGCTCGGCCCAGGTCAACCACATCGAGGAGCGCCAGCACCTGATGGTGGCCTCGCTGGATCACGCGATGTGGTTCATGCGGCCGTTCCGCGCCGACGAGTGGATGCTCTACGACCAGTCCTCGCCGTCGGCGTGCGGCGGTCGCGCGCTGACCCAGGGCAAGATCTTCAACCGCTACGGCGAGATGGTGGCCGCGGTCATGCAGGAGGGGCTGACCCGGTTCAGCCGCGATTTCACCCCGACCCCGAAGTGA
- a CDS encoding NUDIX hydrolase, producing MIPWVVAVVIAVAVAAVLLVLGWAYQTATRLDRLHVRYDLSWQALDGALARRAVVARAVAVEAYGGGPEGKRLAALADAAERAPRAPREAAENELSAALARVNPSSLAPALVAELADAEARVLLARRFHNDAVRDTLALRERPLVRVLRLGGTAALPTYFEIAEGGEVSAREPAPARRRTSARIVLLDEGGAVLLLCGSDPAALGGTSPPPRWWFTIGGAAQLGESLVQAAARELEEETGLVVSPPDLVGPVWRRDAVIDFNGSVMRSEELYFVHRTARFEPSDAGRSGLERTYIHGHRWCDATMIHKLVAGGEAVYPRQLGELLDEANMLADARGAQLPEPLPSIT from the coding sequence GTGATCCCGTGGGTCGTGGCGGTCGTCATCGCGGTGGCGGTGGCGGCAGTGCTGCTGGTGCTGGGGTGGGCCTATCAGACCGCGACCCGGCTGGACCGGCTGCACGTGCGCTACGACCTGTCCTGGCAGGCGCTCGACGGCGCGCTGGCCCGCCGGGCGGTGGTGGCCCGCGCCGTGGCGGTGGAGGCCTACGGCGGTGGTCCGGAGGGCAAGCGGCTGGCGGCGTTGGCCGACGCCGCCGAGCGGGCGCCGCGGGCGCCTCGGGAGGCGGCCGAGAACGAGCTGTCGGCGGCGCTGGCGCGGGTGAACCCGTCGTCGTTGGCACCGGCGCTGGTCGCCGAGCTGGCCGATGCCGAGGCGCGGGTGCTGCTGGCCCGCCGGTTCCACAACGATGCGGTGCGCGACACGCTGGCGTTGCGCGAGCGGCCACTGGTGCGTGTGCTGCGGCTGGGTGGAACCGCCGCCCTGCCAACCTATTTCGAGATCGCTGAGGGTGGCGAGGTGTCGGCGCGGGAGCCGGCGCCGGCGCGCAGGAGGACTTCGGCGCGCATCGTGCTGCTCGACGAGGGCGGTGCCGTGTTGTTGCTGTGCGGATCTGACCCGGCCGCGCTGGGCGGTACCTCACCGCCGCCGCGGTGGTGGTTCACCATCGGTGGTGCGGCGCAGCTGGGGGAGTCTCTGGTGCAGGCGGCGGCGCGCGAGCTCGAGGAGGAGACCGGGCTGGTGGTGTCCCCGCCGGATCTCGTCGGCCCGGTGTGGCGCCGCGACGCGGTCATCGACTTCAACGGTTCGGTGATGCGCAGCGAGGAGCTCTACTTCGTGCACCGCACCGCCCGGTTCGAGCCGTCGGATGCGGGCCGCTCGGGGCTGGAGCGCACCTACATCCACGGCCACCGGTGGTGCGATGCGACAATGATCCACAAGCTGGTCGCCGGCGGTGAGGCCGTGTACCCCCGGCAGTTGGGTGAGCTCCTCGACGAGGCCAACATGCTCGCCGACGCGCGGGGTGCGCAGCTGCCCGAGCCGTTGCCGTCGATCACCTGA